DNA sequence from the Vicia villosa cultivar HV-30 ecotype Madison, WI linkage group LG3, Vvil1.0, whole genome shotgun sequence genome:
TTCACGTAAGAGGGATGATGATACTGAGCCGGAGTACGAGGACTCCAAAAATGATTATGAAGAAACCGCTCAAGCTGATGCTGCTGCTTCAGACGAGGAAGAAGAGGAGGTActgaaatattttattatataataattttctttaattctGGACTCGAGTTATTTCTAATTATTCAGTTTATTTCCTGACAGTGCACTATTTTCTTTTGGTTCGTAAAAACCAATTTTAACTTTGTTCAATAGACTATTTTTATGTCTCCGCTGGGGAGAGTGAAACACTAGTGATTATAATGAGTGTTTGAATGTGTGCAATTTTTTGCACATGACTTACAGTTTTCTTGTAAGTTGTTACATGTGAGATAAAGTTTTTTGTACATATATTGAGATCCTAATGTGCCATGATTCATGTCGGGAACTTCGAAACTTCGTATCCAAACCAAATAAATTTGACCGTTTTGGATTTGAAAATGGGTGATTAACCCACCAACCCAATATTCGGGCTGGTTTGAGTTGGGTCATCAGGTCTAATAGTTTTAAGAGTATGATGGGAAACTGGCCCTATGAGATAACTTCTGAAAGTAAcaagatattatatatatatttttattttcaaaagataTCTCAACCGACAATGAGAAAATCAATGGTTGATATGTTAAACATATCCATAATTTGTTAAACATTACCTATTATCGACTGCTGATTTATTCATCTATTGTTGAGATTACTTTATCCTCTAAGTGAATTACTCCCTCAGCAAAATCACTTTATGTTATTGATACGGTAATATTCACGTGGGAGTATGGTTATATAGAATAGGAgaggtatttgttttgtttactTTTGGTAGAGTGACGAAGGACCACCTTTCGGCCATAACTCAATTTAATGCATGAATATTACTCAGCATTTCCATTTTGTTCAAATTCAATACTAATTCGATGGTTACTTGCAGGAAATGAAGCATAAGAGTCTAGATTTAAAGGGTAAGGTCAAAAGGAAAGGCTTTGAATCTGATGAAAACTCTCCTCCTACAAAACCATCAACCAATCGGCGAATGACTGTTGTGTCTGACAGTGATGATGATCGAAACTTCGCAAGTCTGATTTTCATTTTGTGTAGCCTTAACCtttgttgatatttgtaaatatagtgttaagaatatttgtatatagaatagtcccacatcaactatattatgtaattagctataatctctctatatataataaagtcttcGTAGTGCTTTACAAgacacacggtttattcaaatgcCTCTTAGTCTTTCgtatcttaacatggtatcagagtctcgtttaagatccggtgggccaccttctatggtttccgctatcgggccacccgccatttatttccacgctccagttgtctagtcctgggcgtgagggggtgtgttaagagtcccacatcggacaatatatggcctgaacatgtccttataagtggaggcaatcctcaccctacaagccggttttgtagggttgtgttaggcccaaccacatttcctTCTAAGAGGAAATTCTTCGCCGTGTTTTACCCGGTTGACCTACTGTCTTCCGGTGAGAAATTTCCTTCTGCAAACCGTGTCATCTCTCCGGTTTGTCTCTATTTTTTTTGGCGACTTTTTCGGTACTGTTCATCGTGCGTACTGTTCATCAACCGGTACTGTTCACCGGCGAGGTACTGTTCatcaaaaaaaatttttttttttttgctcagTTTTGTTCTCTGATCGCAGATCCGCTCTCGGTTTATTCTTCCGACTCGCAAAAATCTACCCTCCAGTACAAACAGCCCCGTTCTTGTTAACTTGAAGCTATGGGAGACTCGTTTACTAAAGTTCTGCTAATCCCATGTGAAAAACTAACCGGATCAGCAAACTATAACATATGGGCTCGTGCTGTCGATATGTGGTTTCACGGTCAGGGATTTGAAGAGCACCTAACCACAAAATTGTCTGCCGTTGCAACCGACAAACTCGCTAAATGGAAGAAAACTGATGCCTCTCCGTGTACTGTGTTGTGGTTTTCTATAGCACCTAACCTCCAAGCTCAGTACCAAGCCTACTCCACTTGTTATGAGGTATGGGAAAAGGCCAAGAAAGTCTTTTCCAACGACGTTCACTCTCTATACAGTGTCATCCACAAACTCAACACACTGACGTTGGAAAATATGGATGTGCAAGCTTATCTGAGTAAGCTTGATGCCTTGAAAGCCAGTTATGAAACCCTCATGCCTTACGCAAAAGATGCAACAGCTCATGCCGAACAGCAGAGTAAATATTTCATGGTCATGGCACTTAAAGGACTACCATCAGAACTCGAATCCGTTCGTAACCAGATTTTATCAGGTACTATTGTTCCTAGCTATGATACAGTTAGTGAACAACTGTTGCGCTTGGCTACACCTCATGAGTTTGGTCCGGTTTCTCCTCCATCTATTGCTGCTCCAACACCAGGTGACACTGCTGCCCTTGCATCTCTTGGAAACAATCACAATCGCCTTCGAGGAGGGTCATCCAACTCCAAACCTCGTCCCAAGTGTGACCATTGTAATCGGCTTGGGCATACTATAGACCGTTGCTGGAAGCTGCATGGCAGACCTCCACGTCAGGTAAATGCAGCTCAAATTGATTATCCCGATACTATGCAGACTTCACCTTCACTTCAAAATCCTACGCCAAGCTACGACGATTTTCTCAGGTGGTGTAAGACTAATCAGAACTCTGGTTCCACGGCTTCGGTTGCACACATTGGTAATTCATCTGTTTGCCTCTCTCAATCATCTCCTCTTGGTCCTTGGGTCCTCGATTCTGGTGCGTCTGATCATGTTACCGGTAATAAAGGTTTTTTCTCTTCCATCTCTACTTCTGGTTTCTTACCTAGTATAACCGCCGCAAATGGTTCTAAAACCCAATCCCAAGGGATTGGTACTGTTCAAATCCTACCATCTCTCTCTGTTACTTCTGTCCTATATGTACCTAATTGTCCGTTTAATTTACTGTCAGTCAGTCGTTTAACTCGTGCCCTTAATTGTTCTATCACCTTTACTAATAGTGCTGTTACTTTGCAGGATCGGAGTTCGGGGAAGACGATTGGCGTCGGATGTGAGTCTCAAGGCCTCTACTACTTCTCTGCGTCATCCACCAGATGCTCTGCCACAGATTCTCCACTCATTATACATGCGCAGTTAGGTCATCCAGGTCTCTCCAAGCTCCAAAAGATGGTGTCCAGCTTATCTAAATTATCTAGTTTACATTGTGAGTCTTGTCAGTTAGGGAAACATACTCGTAGTCACTTTCTCAATCGAGTCAATAAACGGGCTGCGTCCCCTTTTGCTTTAGTTCACTCCGATGTTTGGGGTCCTTCGCGTACTGAGTCTACTTTTGGGTCTAGGTattttgtcacttttattgatgatttttcacgTTGCACGTGGCTATTTTTAATGAAGAACAGATCagaattgttttctatttttgaaaaattttatcAAGAAATAAGAACCCAGTTTGGCTTGTCTATCCGTACCTTAAGAAGTGACAATGCACGCGAATATTTATCTCaacaatttcaaatttttatgTCATCCAATGGTATTCTGCACCAAACATCTTGTCCccatacacctcaacaaaatggggtagCCGAACGTAAAAATCGGCATCTCGTAGAAACCACTCGGACCCTACTTCTCCATGGTAATGTTCCTCTCCGGTTTTGGGGGGATGTGGTGCTCACGGCATGTTACCTCATTAATCGCATGCCCTCATCTGTCCTTAATAATAAAATCCCTCACTCAATCCTGTTTCCAAACTCTCCTCTTCACCCAGTTCCTCCTCGAGTTTTCGGGTCTACGTGTTTTGTACACAATCTCTCCCCTGGTCTTGATAAACTATCAGCTCGATCACTAAAGTGTATCTTTCTTGGTTATCATCGATCCCAAAAGGGATATCGTTGCTACTCACATACTCTACAACGATACCTCGTATCGGCCGATGTTACCTTCTTCGAGTCAATTCCATACTTCGAGTCCAGCTAAGTAACTCCGGAACCCCTTCAGGAAAGTACTCCTACACCTCTTCCGGAAGTCTCATTTCCCCTTATCCCCCACCATTCAAGCCTTACGGTTGACCCTCCCACTACTCGCCCATTTCAAACATATCAGCGTCGCCAACCCACTTCTGTCGTACCTATTCCTGAGGCAGTACCTGTCCCTGAGGTCTTTGCAGACTCTCCTCCGACGCCTTCGCCATCACCGGATCCGATCCCGCAACCTGAGTCCGATCTTCCGATTGCTCttcgaaaaggtatacgtcaaacACGGAATCCTTCTccatattatattgatttatgttatcatcGTCTTTCTCCTTTGCAGTATACTTGCTTGTCTTCTTTGTCTTCTGTTTCTATTCCTAACACTCCAGTGGAGGCAAACAATGATTGACGTAATGTGTGCTCTTCAAAGCAGTGGTACTTGGGAACTGGTTCATCTACCCCCTGGGAAATCGTTAGTAGGTTGTCGTTGGCTTTACACAGTGAAGGTTGGTCCAGATGGTAAGATTGATCGTTTTAAAGCTCGTTTGGTAGCCAAAGGATACACTCAGATTTTTGGGTTGGATTATAGTGATACTTTCTCGCCTGTAGCCAAGATGGCATCTGTTCGACTTCTTCTAGCCATTGCAGCCATTCGACATTGGCCTCTTCATCAACTTGACATCAAAAATGCCTTTTTacatggtgatcttgaagaggaagtatatatggaGCAACCACCTGGGTTTGTTGCTCAGGGGGAGTCCTCACAAATGGTTTGTAGGCTACACATGTCTCTTTATGGTCTTAAACAGTCTCcgagagcttggtttggcagattCAGCACTGTAGTACAACAATTTAGTATGGTCCGTAGTGAAGCTGATCACTCTGTGTTTTATCGTCACTCTGCCCAATGGTGTATCTATCTTattgtatatgtggatgatattgtgatAACTGGCAGTGATCATCAAGGAATACTCCAGTTGAAACAACATCTCTcgaatcaatttcaaacaaaagatCTTGGTAAACTCCGCTATTTCTTGGGAATTGAGGTGGCCCAATCTAAAGATGGCTTGGTGATATCCCAGCGGAAATATGTTATGGATATTTTGCAAGAAACAGGGTTGTTGAACGCTAAACCAGCTGATACTCCTATGGATCCAAGTGTCAAATTGCTACCCAATCAGGGGGAGCCTCTATCTGATCCAGGTAGGTATAGGAGATTGGTTGGAAAGTTGAATTATCTCACAGTCACTCGTCCGGACATCTCTTTTGCAATTAGTGTGGTAAGCCAATTCTTAAATTCTCCTTGCCAAGAACACATGGATGCTGTTGTCCGGATTCTGAGATACATCAAGTGTGCTCCAGGAAAAGGTCTCGTGTATGAAGATAAAGGACATACTCAGATAGTTGGATACtctgatgctgattgggcagggtcacccattgatagacgatccacttctgggtattgtgtacttgttggaggaaaccttatatcctggaaaagtaagaaacaaaatataGTTGCAAGATCAAGTGCCGAGGCAGAGTATAGGGCCATGGCAATGGCAACATGCAAACTCATTTGGTTAAAACAGTTActcaaagaacttcaaattgaagaagcaagaTCAATGACACTTATTTGTGATAATCAAGCTGCATTGCACATTGCTTCAAATCCAGTCTTCCATgaaagaaccaaacatattgagatagactGTCACTTTGTCAGAGAGAAGATTGAATCAGGCGAAATTGTTACAAGTTTTGTCAACTCCAATGATCAATTAGCAGATGTGTTTACAAAATCCCTGCGAAGTCCCAGAACTAATTATATATGTGACAAGCTTGGTGCATTTGACTTATATGCtcaagcttgagggggagtgttgatatttgtaaatatagtgttaagaatatttgtatatagaatagtcccacatcgactatattatgtaattagctataatctctctatatataataaagtctccgtTGTGCTTTACAAGACACACGATTTATTCAAATGCCTCTTAGTCTTTCGTATCTTAACAACCTTAAATATATTGCATGGATTTGTTCCAAGTTAGTCATTCGCTTTTAGATTCATATGTAGATTCCTCTATGATTCAGGATCTTGCAATTGGAATTTGGAAGCAACATTACTATCATTCTTCCTACAATATAAACATCTGTTATAAAAAGTTTGTTACAAGTATAATTTTCATGAATTTGTTTTCTGAAGTGGTTGAGGAAGTCATTTCGCATCAGATATAAACTTTCATATGCATTTTCTCTTTATAAATAGTTTGGGCTTGgataactctctctctctctctgaaaaGTATTTAGAtatgtgattttttttctttattttcacaATTATTTTTCTTAGTCAATattttcacaattcttaacaattGTATTTGTGTGCAATTCAGGATTATATTATACGacatagaataaaaaataaaaaaagaaaaacacatcTTTTGAAACTAAGGGATTTTGTTTTATGAAGTGGTTGAGGAATTCATTTCGCATGAGATATAAACTCTCATAAGCATTTTCTTTATAAATAGTTTGGGCTTGGATAACTCtccttttgaaaagtatttagatatatgattttttttctttattttcataattatttttcttaGTCGATATTTTCACAATTCTTAACCACTGTATTTGTGTGCGCAAATTCACGATTATATTATACGacatagaataaaaaaaaaataaaaaaaaacacatctTATAAAACTAAGCGATTTTGGTTAGGTGTTATGATTATAAAATCATTTAGTTAaatatttcttctatttttactATCTcactttacaaaaaaaattatataaattataatttattttacattatatataaatgattaatattattttttatcatactattttgtgtttattattctctcttttaacttttttaattaattttttataaaactaataaaatataattttgtaaaataactcaaaatttatatttcttaaacaacattaattatatttcttattatattTGAAAGCgaaaaaataacttataataaaaataaaaaaaaaaataaaaaaatattagtaaaagcAATTGTCATCTGATACTATTAATTTTTTGCTTCAATAATCGATTTAGAGATTGAAAATTTTCGGTCACTATATTATACACCaacatttgataaaaaaatatttatcactaaatcggtcactaaaaaaattaaagtgtaaaattaaataaataataaatatacgatatatatatatatatatatatatatatatatatatatatatatatatatatcagtttTTTGAAATGTaaggtacttccgtagatgcatctacgaaagagtTCCGTAGGTGCACATACGGaagtaaatttgttttttttccttttgttgttatAGCTAAATTGTATCTAGCTCAATTTTATTTGTAATACAATGTAGACATTATGGCCGACCATCCAGAAAGACTTAAACGTGGGAGAGTAACACATCATGCCTCCGTGAGGCGTGAACGGATGCAGGTAGTGAGGCGTGAACGGATGCAGGTAGTGTCACAGGTGACTAATGGAGTTGCCGTTCTAAAAGATGTACCTGCTACACCCGTTCTAATAGGGCCTTCTCCATCCGTTCCAGCTAAGGGGCCTTCCACATCTACTACCTCATCCCGGAGGCCTCAGGATGATGGTGAGGGTTCTTCACAGACGCCCTTCGCCCACAGACGTCGCATTTGCCGGTTATTATATTaccttgaaaaaaaattaattttataataaaaaaacattttctaCACCACACACTCTTAAAATATCCAtccaaaaattcaaataggcCGAATTGTGTTCCCTTAAATTAGAGGACTTAACCTGCCACGTCTTAAATTATAAATTGCATCCTCCTGTATTGATTTCTTCCAAAAATACTTTTGTGTGAAGTGGATAATATTTTCGAATGAAATTTTTGGTAGAGTAGATGAAATTTTCGCTAGTTGAAATTTTTCGGTATTTGTAAActatcggaaatttcaaatttaacaTAGAATACCGGAAATTTTTGTTATACTGAAATTTCCGGTGGTTTTCTCATTTTGAATTTCTTAATGATCAGAATTTTGCCGACATGTTTGGAGGGTTCTGATTGGATCAACAAATTTGCGTGGTTTAGAACTAATCTTCATTTGTATAAATAGATGCATACTCCCTCCACTctcttttataagcaaatttgaatttttagattcattcaataaatgatgtatttagTTTATATATAGACTTGATACATCATTTAATCAATGTATCTAAAAGGTTAAAATTTGATCAGCCATTGTTTAATAAATGATGTAGTATCATATGAAATCTTAAATTGTAGCCCTTGTTTGCAAAATTGATGCTTGATGTAGTATCATGAATTCACTTGATCAAACTCATCCATCATTAATATTTTCTTGAAATTTGACTTGATATGACCATGATTCACCAAAATACcttaaagtcaaagtttgacttttaagcACTTgtgttgacttttttcagatgaACCAAGTAACTTTAAAACTAATGAAACCCTAGAATCATGAAGCAATCCTTAGCATCTGGAGACACCTTAAGGACTAtaaaatgatgattttgatgaTCCTTTGAACAATGCACCTTGAAAGCCTAAATCTTGATTTTCACTTGATAGAAGCAAAAACCATAAATCATTTCAAAACTCTGATGAACCAAAGATGAAAcctgtaatacagtgaactgactttattcgaaatgtcgcggtaagcaagagtcgccaccgacttttattttatccaaatattcagaaaggctaaaagaacagaaaaaaacatttttaaagaaaatagggttcggggggtaatttatgcaaacggaaggtgtaaggcaccctttgcatccatggttatccatgggctcttaattgctttgctctttgaaagaaatgtagaagaagagaatacggactttagctcgtaaatgagcgtagccatattgaaggtttatgaaaaaagtgtagaaaaagattttttagagcaaggcaattaggagcaattacctggttagatgaaaaatgttctttagcctttcagggtgaaagggtctatccataccataagagggcaggaagtctttcgtttggatgttaacgggtcatcgagttatcgttcgccataaaactgtcccatgccatagaggggcaggtagtctaagggaaagatcaaaatagccttcttcgttaggcaaccagaggatacctcagcccttcgtaggcaacttccgagggacgagatcatatttagtgtatcgaaggcagcatcatggACTTAGGATCTTTGCAttagtcgaggcaacatggctgaggtatcctcgtattcgagggacaaggctattctgaaaaaaaacacaaggcaacagacaacaggTAACAGGCAAccagaggggtaccataaaaggtacgtgggtgcaacaatcacgtgatcagatttgattatattatcttgtaattaggtgattctaatttgattaacaagcttgcactccctagaattactaaccacacaataatatggggaaggggaaaagaaaccagcggatcaatAACGCAATAggtttgacataaataataattaaagcagaaaataaatgaggttaattttagggttaccaactattgagctttgacggttggctaaccctaaaaattgggaaaaagagaaaacaaatgcaaaggggtgagtgcattatcaattcatcGACAGTTAaagctaaccctaatttaataaaaaatggcaaaagaaaattaaagataaatatgaaataagacttagcttttgatctgatatggttcgtagtcgggggtagcctcgaggttaaccctgaaaagttgGCTAAAATAGACAGCAAAAGAAGTGAGTGCAAAAGAGttcattgactttcgaggttttaaccctaataacaattttataaggcaaataaacattcaaaagaaaataaaatcgggacttagctttgtaatAGGCGTGGCGCACAGTCGGatgaaaccctgttgctaaccctgaaaaatgcacaaagaaatattttttcagtgtagggagtgatcttcgtaaaccctgattagggtacgaattaatatgattaacagaataaataaaatcaatttaattaattattggtttttcaacctaattaattaaatcgatgaaaaTAGGGTTTCAATTAAATCCCCTAACCCTAATATGtatatttatcatttaataaaaaaaacttgatAATTAATCTAAACAATCAatttaaacattttaattatttaaatcaaataaaaagtattattagtaattaaataaatatttttatttttagtattttatgaaaaaaaagaaaatttttaggAGAAgtttcaattaaaaagatttttgaaaagaattatataaaataaaacaaataaataatatatggcAAAATAGTACTTgaacaaataaaattaagaagATTGGGAAACTTAGCTTGGATCGTATGCTGTAGGGCTTTGCGTGTCCATGGTGTTCCTACGTATCCAGATGCGTTGGATCTGTTTCGCTTGAGATCTTGTGGTGATGATTTGAAGGTCCATGGCGTGCATGAGTTGGTCAAGCGCATGGAATCTGAGAACAAGAGAATTCAAAgaaattataacaaaataaacGCGAGGGGTAGGGATCGAACACGCACCCTTGCGTGTTAAAGCTTTAAGATGCATTCTCTACCGCTGGGCCATTTGTCTTGCGCTGTTAAGAAagcaaacaacaataataatatttgaaaCCTAAATAATTCCAAAATTGAAACAGAATTCCCGCCCAGGCTCCTTCTTCCTCGTCGATTTTTCTGGAAACGCAACAACATCTTCAGTTGTTGCTACAGACTCTCATCATCCCAACCTGCAATAAATCATCAAACAAAACGCAATAATAATCCCAATTGGTTGTAAACGCCCCTACGAATTCATTGGAACACCTAATTCGGTCAAAAATTGCTTCTAGAACAGATTCCCAATTTGTGAGGttgaaaccctagccatggtaagtcgttcaattcatcatcaaaatcaaattaaccaTCCAGAAAGTTCATAAACATCAATATAAACACGAATATACGATCAAATTCAATTTATAATATGTGTATGATGGAAATCGAAATTGGGAAATTTGCTCAAACCGTGACCAATGATGGTGCGATTCTGGAAGTGCTTGATGACTTGTAGTAACCCAGAATGCTTCAGAGAAGGTCGAAGACTTGACCTTGATGCTTGGAACGCCCTCAATCAACCTGGGATTTTGTCTGCTATGTAGCTTTTTTTTCACGATTTTTAAAGCTTGGAATAGGGGTTCCTGCCGCTGCCAAAAATCGTCTTCTCCTCTTAGGAATATTATCTCTTTATAAGTCAGTAATTTAGGTCTTCATAAACTGCCTCAAATCAACCATTATTCGAAGATTGAGATTTGATTTCCAAATGATATAGAAATGTTCTAATTGTGGTCAATCATATCTCAATCATGCTTCAATAATATTCTTGAGCTCCAAAGAAATCTTTGATtgattattgattaaaaaaaatcaaatccatGCGCCTCTCACTACTTAtttgatgttttattttatttatcttgatttattttaatttaaattaagtaaaaaaatcaaagataaatgaaataaagATCATGGTCATGTACAAATGGGCCTAGAGGTATTCTAAAATGTCACAC
Encoded proteins:
- the LOC131662622 gene encoding protein LEO1 homolog isoform X1, which encodes MNATKSQKPRDIPRKSSFPPAKSSRNPVGYPDDEREESEYETDDNEEEIPHSRKRDDDTEPEYEDSKNDYEETAQADAAASDEEEEEEMKHKSLDLKGKVKRKGFESDENSPPTKPSTNRRMTVVSDSDDDRNFASLIFILCSLNLC
- the LOC131662622 gene encoding protein LEO1 homolog isoform X2, which produces MNATKKPRDIPRKSSFPPAKSSRNPVGYPDDEREESEYETDDNEEEIPHSRKRDDDTEPEYEDSKNDYEETAQADAAASDEEEEEEMKHKSLDLKGKVKRKGFESDENSPPTKPSTNRRMTVVSDSDDDRNFASLIFILCSLNLC